TGCCACCCTCTGGGCTAGTGTGTTCCAAAGATCCATGTCTGTCTCAGAGACGTCTCTCCacaggggagacagtcagaacatttctcccagggtggaaacgtcaAAGACTAGCGGACATGAGAGGGACAAgtttggaacacgctgccagggctggtggagGAGGCTGCTACATTGCTGGTGTTTGAGGGGCtataagataggcacatggatatgctgggaatagcGGGAAAAGGATCACACAAAGGCAcagattaacttggcattatgttcaacattgtgggccgaagggccttctacTGTGCTGCACATATTTTAGTTTCTttaaagtttagagatgcagcgtggtaacaggcccttcggcccactatgtccgtaccgaccagcgatcccccgcacattagatataatagatagatataatttatttgccacacaaccagggttggtggaaatttgggttgtcagcagcagtacaataataaagaacacacaataaaactgtaacacaaacatccaccacagcattcatcactgtggtggaaggcacaaaaatttggccagtcctcctccatttcccccccgtgtacaggaccagagtccagtcagtccaggatcggctcttcctcaccggagaccgcggctttagattgttgtaggccgcaggccagcggtcgagatttaaagtccccgccgcagccagaagcaccgtagactgcagggccggcggtcgaagctcccctccaggggtgatggtaagtccatgccggacccgcggtagaagttggccgcgggccggcggtgatggcttcttcttcccccgggtccccaacgtgagatcccgggctgtagacgccgcaccagctggagctctgcagaccgcggcttcaggccagcgaaacggaacgctcccctccagcgagccccagcgagggctcacccgctccacgccgagagtccacgctgcacccgctgctgaagccccgggcgtgtctccgggaaaggccgcgtcgatccttgatgttaggccacgggggaggcgacctggaaaaagtcgcctctccatgcaggaggcgaccgaagcggtttccccctcacccccccccacaccaccccccaccccacaccaccccccacacataacacacaaagaaacacaaaatacacactttaaaacatactaaaaaaaattaaaaagctggaaaaactgacgcgctgctgacatggctgcacacagaggagcgccccttaactctaccctacacacactactcTACATTAActctacactacacacactagggacaattttacatttataccaagccaattaacctacaaacctgtacatctttggagtgtgggaggaagccgaagatcgcagaggaaacccgtgcaggtcacggggagaacgtgcaaactccgtacagacagcacccatagtcgggatcgaacccgggtgtctggcgatgcaaggcggcaactctaccgctgcgccactgtgcccgttCTATTTGTTCCACATCTCGGTCTAAATGGATGACCCCTTTATTCTGTAACTGCCCAGTGGTTCCCATGGAAACCCCCTCCCCGCCCGTCTCTCTGCCCCTCAGGGCCGAGCGCGGTGATGTCAAACTACTCATTGAGTGACCGTTTGGAGCTGTGTCACACAGGGTGGGGGCTGTGGGTCAATCTGGggaatccctccccccctccgtcATGGGACCACTCCCCCTCCATCACTGGATCAATCTCTCCTCCATCACTGGACCACTCCATCCTCCGTCACTGGACCACTCCATCCTCCATCACTGGACCACTCCATCCTCTGTCACTGGACCACTCCATCCTCCATCACTGGACCACTCCATCCTCCATCACGGGACCACTCCCCCTCCGTCACTGGACCTCTTTCCGTCACTGGcccactctcccctccatcaTGACCACTCCCCCCTCCATCATAGGACCACTCCCTCCCCCCGTCACTGGGCCCACTTCCCCCCCTCCACCATGGtggatccccccccccacccccgcagtgGGTGCTGTGCCACCCCGTGCCACCCACCTTTCTCCGGATGCAGACGGCCGTggtgaggcagagacagtaggcggcCAGCGCGGAGCAGACGGCCAGAAGGGCAACGGTCCGTGTCTTGTCTGCTGGCTTCTCGCCCACTACAAACGGAAAGCAGACGCTGAAAACCCGAGATaaacactcggcaggtcagacagcaaccgCGTGAACAGCTCGAACACACTGCGCCAGGTGACCTGAAACCTCATCTGTTCCTCCCTCCagccgctgcctgacctgctgaatatttcctgcGTTTACCGCTGTCTCCCTGGTCAAAAACAGTTCCCAGCCCAACAATGATCCAATCTcgaacaaaaacacaaagtgctggaggaactcaacgtgtcaggcagcatccgtggaggggaatggacaggcggcgtttcaggtcgggacccaacttcagactgatgctgcctgaccaatttaCAGGGAATGAAGGTCATaaggcgataggagcagaatcaggccattcggcccatcaagtgtactccaccattcaatcaatggctgatgtatctctccctcctatccccattctcctgccttctccccataacctctaacatccgtccaacacatcatccaccgacatttccatcacctccaacacgatcccaccaccagtcacatcttcccatccccacccctttccgccttccgcaggaaGCTAGATAAAGCCGGGCGAGTAGGACATCCGAGATTTCCTAGAAACATGgaaagaaacacagaaaataggtgcaggagtaggccattcagcccttcatgccagcaccgccattcaatatgatcatggctgatcattccgaataagtaccccgttcctgctttctccccatttcccttgattcctttaaccctaagagctaaatctaactctctcttgaaagcatcccgtaaattggcctccattgccttctgtggcagagaattccacagattcacaactctctgggtgaaaaggtttttcctcatctcagtcctaaatggcctacccattattcttaaactgtgacccctggttctgggctccccccaacatcgggaacatttttcctgcatatagcctgaccaatcccttaagaattttatatttctataagatccttctgAATTGAAGTCCTCTTTCTTCAATGAACATGGTCTTCCTCTCCAGCCACAGTTGTTTCTGGagacttcagggcctgtcccacttggccgtcatttgagcCTCATTTACGCGTTATATGTAAATTAGGTCGACGCATCGTGACGCGTGGGgtgcgcgtggtgaggcgtggaattgtatgcggtggcgcgcggtatcgcgcggcgctccaagaTTTAGTACAGGAACTAAATCTTCGCGCTCCTCTTCGTGACGTATcatgtacgcacgctgacgcattgggtacgcacgctggcatcccgacgtctcacgtgtattgcgtggtgacgcatggttacgtcaccgtgcgtcaacgtccttGCATCAACATCCTgccgcgcgccgcagggtattctaatgacatcACGGGCACCAGACGGTTGTGCTGACCCGTGAtttgcgcgcgatgtcgcgcatcaCGAcatgtcgacctattttacatatgatgcataaatgaggcgcaaatgacgtccaagttggacaggccctttaacttgcATCTCCCACCCGCGTCCCTTCTCTGTCCTGTAGTTGTCCTCTCGCTCCCCCTTTtctcagatggaacaaggatagagttcccctggccctcacctttcaccccaccacctccgctccaacacatcatcctccgacatttccgccatcccctcaacatgatcccaccactaatcacatcttcccatctccgtcccattccgccttccgcagagacccttgtggctaaagagatcagcgggtgtggagagaaggcaggtacaggatactgagttggataatcagccatgatcatattgaatggtggtgcaggctcgaagggccgaatggcctactcctgcacctagtttctatgtttctatgtacctcctACACACACCCAGAttttcccgaagatagacacaaaatgctggagtaacccaacgggacaggcggcatctctgaagagaaggaacgggtgacgttttgggtcgagacccttctacagtcttgaccagaaacgtcacccattccttccctccagagacgttgcatgtccagctgagttactccagcattttgtgtctatctttggtgtaaaccagtatctacacatccccatttgttctatatctctctctataatcatctatatctcttgtttccctcccccctgactctgtctgaagaagggtctccacccgaaacgacacccattccttctcttccgagatgctgcctgtcccactgagttactgcagctttatgtgtctatcttaagcgACACATACCcagtccgcccctccctctctgtaccatagaaacatagaaaataggcgcaggagtaggccattaattcaatatgatcatggctgatcatccaaaaccagtaccccgttcctgctttctcccgtatcccttgattcttttaaccctaagagctaaatctaactctcttgaaaacatccagtgaattgtcctccactgccctctgtggcagagaattccacagattcacaactccctgggtgaaaacgtttttcctcatctacccCTTCTAaatctaaatagcctaccccttagtcttaaaactgtgacccctgtttctggactccccccaaacatggggaacatttttcctgcatctagcctatccaatccttgAGAATTGTTTCTATCCGACCCTCGTCTCCTGCTGCCCTctctggtgagtctgtggaattctctgtggaggccggttctctggatgctttcaagagagagctagatagggctcttaaaggataGCGGAgttcggggatatggggagaaggcaggaatggggtactgattgggcatgatcagccatgatcacattgaatggctcgaagggccgaatggcctactcctgcacctattgtctattgtcttcgccGCCCACGATGATctcgaggttcaccagactgattcctgggatggcaggactttcatatgaagaaagactggatagactcggcttgtactcgctagaatttagaagattgaggggggatcttatagaaacttacaaaattcttaaggggttggacaggctagatgcaggaagattgttcccgatgttggggaagtccagaacaaggggtcacagtttaaggataagagggaagtcttttaggaccgagatgagaaaatcattttttacacagagtggtgaatctgtggaactctctgccacagaagatagctgaggccagttcattggctatatttaagagggagttagatgtggcccttgtggctaaagggatcagggggtatggagagaagacaggggtgggatactgagttggatgatcagccatgatcatattgaatggcggtgcaggctcgaatggccgaatggcctactactgcacctattttctatgtttctatctggtgGAGCTGATACTCACGGTGGACAAGCAGCAGAGTCCCGGGGCCTTTGAAGTCTATGGATTTGTAGGTCCCCTGGCAGAAGTACATGCCGCTGTCGTTGGCACCTCTATCCGGCAGATCCCACACCATCTCCAGCTTGGATATGATGGTGTCCTGGCTCGTGTTGAGCACGTTGCTCGCTGAGTCCCGGGACAGCAGCAGCTCGAGTTGCACGGGCTGGGTCAGCGGCACCGACTTGTTTTCGCTCTCACACTGGTACTGGCAGAGCAGCCTTGCCGACTCCCTCTGCACCACCAGCACCAGCAGCTGCGGCTGCAACACATCGCAACGAACCGCAGGCTCAGCTgcaacagattcagattcagattcaactttaattgtcattgtcagtgtacagtacagagacaacgaaatgcagttagcatctccctggaagagcgacatagaatatgatttcaataaatgaatctatttacatgtatacagacatagtgtttttcctgtgggaggagtgtccggatggtaggagggtaaacagtccatggttggggtgagagcagtccttggcgatgctgagcgccctccgcagacaacgcttgctttggacagactcaatggaggggagcgaggaaccggtgatgcgttgggcaattttcaccaccggtcggagacagagcagttgccataccatactgtgatacagttggtaaggatgctctcgatggtgcagcagtagaagttcaccagaatctgaggagacagatgcagGGCAGGGGACACGGCGTTAGACACGGAGACTGGGGGTCAaacagagagagtggggggcagacacagagagtggggagagaggggcggagagagagagagatggggggggagaggaggagggggagagaggagggggataggggagggagagagagggggggagagagggggagagagagggggggtgagagagaggggggagaggggaggggagaggggaggggggagagagggggttgagaggagggggggagagaggagaggggtgagagagagggagagagagcgggcagagaggggggagagaggggagggagagaggcagagggggggggagagtgagagggggagaagcagagtgggggagagagtgggggagagagggtgtgggagaTAGAAAGTGGAGGAGAGAAAGTGGGGGAGAAAGAgtcggagagggagagagagattagtttagtttagtttattgtcacgtgtatcaaggtacagtgaaaagcttttttgttgccagggtggtgatggaggcaaataCTATAGTGGTGTTTTAAGAGGCACATAGACATGTGGGgattggagcgatatggatcataTGAGAGTGAGGGGAAAGAGAAACCAGAGGTTTGAAACTGTGCAGAAGAGaaccagagccggcaccgatgacacaggaaaggtggagcccacaatgggccattgttggctgtggaagcgaTGATAACGAAGGAACACAGTGAAACTAATAGgaaaactagggtgggggagggtcggagggagaagggttacttgaaattagagaaatcaatattcatatcgaagatagatagacacaaaatgctggagtaactcagcgggacaggcagcatctctggagagaaggaatgggtgatgttttgggccgagacccatcttcagactgagagtcaggggagagggagtctagagatacggaagggcaaggtgtgaagacgacagatcaaagcagatggcgGTAAGGAAGtgtggaatggttcattgttgtctGAGGGGAAGGTGAATATGATGCATACAGTCAGTAATATTTGATCAGGCGGACAATGAAACtaatcggagaactaggatgggagggaatgcaagggttacttgaagttagagaaacaatgttcataccgctggatagTAAGGGCAGcatgatcagcacagacattgtgggctgaagggcctgttcctgtgctgtactgttctatgttcccccTTCCATCTATCCCAGGTTTAATGGGTCAATCACTGGCATCTGTGCCTTCGGGCTGCCGAAACCCTCAGGTGATTGTGTCCCCCTCCCTACAGAAgggcccctcccctcctcacccttcactgataaacatagaaattaggtgcaggagtaggccattcggcccttcgagccagcaccgcaattcaatatgatcatggctgatcatgcaaaatcagtagcccgttcctgctttttcacccatatcccttgattccattagtcctaagagctatatccaactctttagtttagagatacagcgtggaaacagggccttcggccaacaagtccgcatcgaccaacgatccccacacactaacaatatcctacacacactagggacaatttacgct
This DNA window, taken from Amblyraja radiata isolate CabotCenter1 chromosome 38, sAmbRad1.1.pri, whole genome shotgun sequence, encodes the following:
- the LOC116966807 gene encoding uncharacterized protein LOC116966807 — encoded protein: MLPSGTILIGLFLYLRQAEPAVRCDVLQPQLLVLVVQRESARLLCQYQCESENKSVPLTQPVQLELLLSRDSASNVLNTSQDTIISKLEMVWDLPDRGANDSGMYFCQGTYKSIDFKGPGTLLLVHLGEKPADKTRTVALLAVCSALAAYCLCLTTAVCIRRKTCSRCKSSLAKTHSGKTRKPSATEQAQSGTERPGEPAAGAAESENAYTALQRPQESVYHTLHDKAADKPTKRKKVEQTGVEDAAPECVYETF